DNA from Orbaceae bacterium lpD01:
AGTTTGTTTTTGGTATTTTAGCCAGTATTATTGCGATGTGGTTCTCGCGTCATCGTGAATTTAGGGCCGATGCCGGAGCTGCGGAATTAGTTGGTGCAGATAATATGATTGCGGCTTTAAATCGTTTAAAAGGCAGCAGTGAACCGAAAGAAGAAGCGTCGATTGCAGCTTTTTGTATTAATGGCGGTAAAAAGTCATTATCAGAACTCTTCTTATCCCATCCGCCGCTCGATAAACGCATTGAAGCATTAAGAAGTGGTACTTATCGTAAGCGAGGGGCAGGACTGGTTGAATAGGTCTATATCGATATAGACCGGTGACGTCGATAAGGTGATCGGTTGTATTGATGATTCAAGACTTCTAGCTTGATAAAAAGGCGGCTTAATTAGCCGCCTTTTTTTATGCATATTTATTGACAAAAACGCTGAATGAACTGTTTGAGCAGTAAGTCAGTCGGCTTGATAAAGTCCATATCAAGAAACTCATCGGGTTGATGGGCTTGTTCAATCGAACCTGGGCCGATAACAATAGTTGGAGTCAATTGATTCAGATAAGGCGCCTCAGTACAATAGTTGACTGTTTCAGCTGGCTGTCCCACTAACGCTTCAATCGCTTTGAGTGCCGGTGTATCGGGTTGGCATTCGTAACCTGGAATCGGATCATTTTGATAACTCACCGATAAGCGACCAGGCCACTGGGCTATCACCGGCGCCAGCTCTTGGCACAATAAGTCATAGAGATTTTCGATCGACATTTCAGGTAAAGGACGAATATCCATCACCAGTTCACAACAGCCACAAATCCGATTTGCTGAATCGCCACCATGAATACGGCCTAAATTCATGGTTGGATAGGGCACAGCAAAGCTTACATTATGATATTGCTGTTTCAATTTATCCCGTAGCGTTAATAACCGGGCGATCACCTGATGCATGATTTCAATCGCATTCACCCCTTTGTCCGGATCGCTTGAATGTCCCGATTTACCGATCACTTTGATCACATTAGCAATATGGCCTTTATGGGCGCGAATCGGTACCAGTCCGGTCGGTTCACCAATAATGGCACAGTCAGGCGCCAGGCTGGCTGTTTTGGCAAAATAGATCGCGCCAGACATGGTCGTCTCTTCGTCGGCAGTGGCCAAGATATGAATGGGCTTTTTAAGCTGAGTTAAATCAATATCCCGTAGTGCTTCTAAAATAAAGGCGAAGAATCCTTTCATATCAGCGGTACCTAGGCCATATAATTTATTGTCGATTTCGGTTAACTGAAAAGGATTTTTTTGCCATTGCCCCTCATCAAAAGGAACCGTATCGCTATGACCACTCAGTAATAAGCCACCGCGACCTTCGCCATAACTGGCTAATAAGTTAAATTTATTGCGTGTATTGGGCACAGGGGTGATAGTGATACGAAAACCAAGTGCTTCGAACCATTCAGCTAATTGGTTAATCAGTGCCTGGTTACTTTGATCAATCGTCGCATCTGCCGCACTAATTGATGGAATACTGATGATTTCATTATAAATTTTTAAAAAAGAGGGAATAGTCATCTTAACCTTACCAAAAGAACAAATAATGGCAGATATTAAACAACAAAACCGGCTGAAAGCATAGTGTTAAAAATAGTAAGACGATTTGTATGATGAGTGAATATTTTTTCATTTTTCTGTTTTTGCGGGTTATTGAAATGAGTGTTTATTAACTAATTAATTATATAAAATTAATCTGGTATTATTATTTAATGGAGACGGTTATTTTGTCTAAAAATTGAGATTGTTCGATGGCTATTTTTGAGTTTAAATTCAATTTAAATGAATAAAAATGCATTTTGCAATTGAAAGTCAGATAAAAATAACCTATGCTAACTGGCAGTGAAATCATCATGACAGATAAAACAGGACTTTATCATGTTAAAAGCGTTGATCATTGGCGCGAGTGGTTATGCCGGCGCAGAAATCGCTCGTTATTTAAGTCAGCATCCTGACGTTGAGATTGCCGGTTTACTGGTTTCTGAGCAGAGTACCGATAAAGGTAAATTATTATCTGACCGTGATTTGTATCCTCAGCTGAAAGGCGTGGTTGATTTACCGCTGCAAGGTACGTCAGATTATGCCGCTTTTTCTCAGTCAATTGATATGGTCTTTTTAGCTACAGAGCATCGTGTCAGTCATGATATTGCCCCCCATTTTTTAAAGCAAGGCTGCGTGGTCTTTGATCTTTCAGCGGCATTTCGCGTGAATCAATCGCCGTTTTATACTGATTATTATGGCTTTGACCATCAGCATCCGCAATGGCTAGCCAAAGCGGTTTATGGACTGGCAGAATGGCAGGCCGAGGCCATTAAAACGGCGCAGCTTATTGCTGTGCCGGGCTGTTATCCGACTGCGGCACAGTTGGCATTGAAACCGTTAATTGCCAGACAACTGCTCAATCCTGCCTATTGGCCGGTGATTAATGCGGTCAGTGGTGTGAGTGGCGCAGGCCGAAAAGCCAGTTTAAATAGCAGTTTTTGTGAGGTCAGCCTGAATGCTTATGGTCTGTTTAACCATCGTCATCAGCCGGAAATTGTCGCGCATTTAGGACAAGAGGTGATCTTCTCCCCCCATCTTGGTAGTTTTCCGCGCGGCATTCATGAAACGATTACTTGTCAGGTCAAGTCGGGTACAACTGAAAGGGATATTTTGTCGGCCTTTAATCAATGCTATCACGCTAAACCATTAGTACGCATCTACCAACAAGGCTGGCCGGCACTCAAATCGGTCATCGGTTTACCCTTCTGTGATATTGGTTTTGCGCTTAAAGATCAGCACCTTATTGTGATTGCCGTTGAGGATAATTTATTAAAAGGGGCGGCAGCACAGGCGGTGCAGTGTATGAATATTCGTTTTAATTTTACGGAAACATTATCCCTGATATAAGGAAACTGATATGACCCCATTAGTGCTTAAGCTGGGTGGTGTATTACTCGATAATACGGTTGCGCTAAATCAACTCTTCAGTGCGATAGCTATTCATCAGCAGACAATGTACCGTCCACTTGTTATTGTGCACGGCGGCGGCTGTCTGGTCGATGAGCTGCTACAAAAATTAGCGTTACCGATTGTTCGGCGTAATGGTTTACGGGTCACCCCCAAAGCGCAGCTCGATATTATTGTTGGTGCTTTAGCCGGTAGTGCCAATAAAACCTTATTAGCCGAAGCTAAAAAACATCAGCTGCTGGCGATTGGTTTATGTCTGGCTGATGGCGATAGTGTTGAGGTTAAGCAGATGAGTGAAGCGTTAGGTCATGTTGGTCAGGCTCTGCCGGGCAATCCTACTTTTATCCGGCAATTGTGGCAGGATGGCTATTTACCAATTATGAGCTCGATTGGTATTACCGATACCGGTGAGATGATGAACGTCAATGCCGATCATGCGGCGGCAGCCTTGGCTAACACGCTGTCGGCTGATTTAGTCTTATTATCTGATGTGGCTGGTGTGCTTGATGCGCAAAAGCAGAAAATTGCACTATTGACCGCTGAGCAGGCAGCACAGCTGATCGCTGAAGGCGTGATTACTGACGGCATGGTGGTGAAAGTGAAAACGGCTTTAGCAGCTGCAAGCCTATTAAAACGACCAGTCGAGATAGCCAGCTGGCAGCAAACCGAACAGTTTGATGAACTGTTCAAGGGGCAATCTATTGGTACGCGCATAATCGATTGATATTCGTCATATCATCTTGTGGGCTTCGCCGTTAGATTAGCGGCGTGATCAAATTAGGGTTATTAATTTTCTCAGTGTGAATCAGAAGGACATCATATGAAACAGAGTGGTATTAAGAAAGTAGTACTGGCATATTCAGGTGGATTAGATACGTCGGCGATTATTCCTTGGCTTAAAGAGAATTATGCCGGTTGTGAGGTGATTGCTTTTGTCGCTAACGTTGGACAAGATGCTAATGAGCTGATTGATGTCGAGAAAAAAGCGCTGGCTTCTGGCGCCAGTGCTTGTTATATCGCTGATCTTCGAGAAGAGTTTGTTAAAGATTATGTCTATCCTGTGCTCAAAACCGGCGCGCTATATGAAGGCAAGTATCTGTTAGGGACTTCCATGGCGCGTCCGATTATCGCTAAAGCACAGGTTGAGCTGGCGCTGAAAGTCGGGGCCGATGCGTTATGTCATGGCGCAACCGGTAAAGGTAACGACCAAGTCCGCTTTGAAACAACTTATACCGCTTTAGCCCCGCAGCTCAAAGTGATCGCACCATGGCGTGAATGGAATTTAAGATCACGTGAGGCGTTACTTAACTATCTCAAGGAGCGAAATATCCCGACCACGGCGACGCTGGAGAAAATTTATAGTCGTGATGAGAATGCCTGGCATATTTCGACTGAAGGGGGGGTTTTAGAGAGCACCTGGAATTCGGCTAATGATGACTGTTGGGCATGGACAGTGGCGCCGGAAGCCGCACCAGAACAAGCGGAACTGGTGACGATTGGTATTGAAAAAGGTGAGGTGGTTGCGGTTAATGGCCAACAACTATCACCTTATCATTGTGTTACAACTTTAAATAAAATTGGCGCTAAACATGGCATTGGCCGGGTTGATATCATTGAGAACCGTTTAGTCGGCATAAAATCGCGTGGCTGTTATGAAACGCCAGGCGGGACGATTATCATGGAAGCGTTGCGCGGTTTAGAGCAGCTAATTTTAGATCGCGATAGCTTCAAGTGGCGCGAGCAGCTCGGTTTAGAGATGTCCTATGTGGTGTATGATGGGCGTTGGTTTGCGCCTTACCGCCTTTCTCTACAGGCTGCCGCTGACGTTCTCGCCGAGTCAGTGAATGGTGAAGTTATCATCAAACTCTATAAAGGCAATGCCACAGCTATTCAAAAACGCTCAGAAAATAGCTTATATAGCGAAGCGTTTGCCACCTTCGGTGAAGATGAAGTGTATGATCATAGCCATGCGGGTGGTTTTATTCGGTTATTTTCGTTGTCGTCCCGTATTCGCGCAATCAATGAAGAAAAGAAAAAATGATTGGCTAAATAGCGTTGGCTGATTATAATCTAAAAATTGAGATTGTATCGGGGCGGTTTTCCGCCCTGATTTGTTTATGACTAATTGATATTGAAATAACTATTTTTGGGGTTAAATATGGCATTATGGGGCGGGCGTTTTACTCAAGCAGCAGACCAACGTTTTAAACAGTTTAATGACTCATTACGTTTTGATTACCGCTTAGCTCAGCAAGATATTATCGGTTCGATTGCCTGGTCTAAAGCGCTGGTAACGGTTAATGTCTTAACGCAGCAAGAACAGCAGACATTAGCGCTGGCGCTGGAAACCTTACTTAAAAAAGTGACGGCGGATCCTCAGCAGATCTTAGCGAGCGACGCGGAAGATATTCATAGTTGGGTTGAGCAGCAGTTAATTGAGCAAGTCGGTGATCTGGGTAAAAAACTGCATACTGGACGCAGCCGTAATGATCAGGTCGCCACCGATTTAAAACTCTGGTGCAAACATCAGGTGCCGGTATTACTCCATACACTTAATACGCTACGGCAGCAACTGGTGGTCACCGCAGAAAAATATCAAGATGCGGTGATGCCGGGTTATACCCATTTGCAACGTGCCCAGCCTGTCACTTTTGCTCATTGGTGCTTGGCTTATTTTGAAATGCTTAGCCGTGATATCACGCGTTTACAAGATGCGCTTGCCCGCTTAGATGTGAGCCCGCTAGGTTGTGGCGCCTTAGCCGGTACTGCTTATCCGATTGATCGTGAACAGTTAGCCGATTGGCTTGGTTTTGCCCGTGCAACCAATAATAGTCTAGATACGGTTTCCGATCGCGATCATGTAATGGAGCTGCTGGCGGCGGCGGCGATTGGCATGAATCACTTATCACGCTTTGCCGAAGATCTGATTATTTTTAACAGTGGTGAAGCCAACTTTGTTGAACTCTCTGACAAAGTCACCTCGGGCTCATCTTTAATGCCACAAAAGAAAAATCCTGATGCACTCGAGCTGATTCGCGGCAAAACTGGCCGTGTTTTTGGTGCGCTCAGTGGAGCAATGATGACCTTTAAGAGCTTGCCATTAGCCT
Protein-coding regions in this window:
- the argE gene encoding acetylornithine deacetylase, whose translation is MTIPSFLKIYNEIISIPSISAADATIDQSNQALINQLAEWFEALGFRITITPVPNTRNKFNLLASYGEGRGGLLLSGHSDTVPFDEGQWQKNPFQLTEIDNKLYGLGTADMKGFFAFILEALRDIDLTQLKKPIHILATADEETTMSGAIYFAKTASLAPDCAIIGEPTGLVPIRAHKGHIANVIKVIGKSGHSSDPDKGVNAIEIMHQVIARLLTLRDKLKQQYHNVSFAVPYPTMNLGRIHGGDSANRICGCCELVMDIRPLPEMSIENLYDLLCQELAPVIAQWPGRLSVSYQNDPIPGYECQPDTPALKAIEALVGQPAETVNYCTEAPYLNQLTPTIVIGPGSIEQAHQPDEFLDMDFIKPTDLLLKQFIQRFCQ
- the argC gene encoding N-acetyl-gamma-glutamyl-phosphate reductase is translated as MLKALIIGASGYAGAEIARYLSQHPDVEIAGLLVSEQSTDKGKLLSDRDLYPQLKGVVDLPLQGTSDYAAFSQSIDMVFLATEHRVSHDIAPHFLKQGCVVFDLSAAFRVNQSPFYTDYYGFDHQHPQWLAKAVYGLAEWQAEAIKTAQLIAVPGCYPTAAQLALKPLIARQLLNPAYWPVINAVSGVSGAGRKASLNSSFCEVSLNAYGLFNHRHQPEIVAHLGQEVIFSPHLGSFPRGIHETITCQVKSGTTERDILSAFNQCYHAKPLVRIYQQGWPALKSVIGLPFCDIGFALKDQHLIVIAVEDNLLKGAAAQAVQCMNIRFNFTETLSLI
- the argB gene encoding acetylglutamate kinase, translated to MTPLVLKLGGVLLDNTVALNQLFSAIAIHQQTMYRPLVIVHGGGCLVDELLQKLALPIVRRNGLRVTPKAQLDIIVGALAGSANKTLLAEAKKHQLLAIGLCLADGDSVEVKQMSEALGHVGQALPGNPTFIRQLWQDGYLPIMSSIGITDTGEMMNVNADHAAAALANTLSADLVLLSDVAGVLDAQKQKIALLTAEQAAQLIAEGVITDGMVVKVKTALAAASLLKRPVEIASWQQTEQFDELFKGQSIGTRIID
- a CDS encoding argininosuccinate synthase, whose translation is MKQSGIKKVVLAYSGGLDTSAIIPWLKENYAGCEVIAFVANVGQDANELIDVEKKALASGASACYIADLREEFVKDYVYPVLKTGALYEGKYLLGTSMARPIIAKAQVELALKVGADALCHGATGKGNDQVRFETTYTALAPQLKVIAPWREWNLRSREALLNYLKERNIPTTATLEKIYSRDENAWHISTEGGVLESTWNSANDDCWAWTVAPEAAPEQAELVTIGIEKGEVVAVNGQQLSPYHCVTTLNKIGAKHGIGRVDIIENRLVGIKSRGCYETPGGTIIMEALRGLEQLILDRDSFKWREQLGLEMSYVVYDGRWFAPYRLSLQAAADVLAESVNGEVIIKLYKGNATAIQKRSENSLYSEAFATFGEDEVYDHSHAGGFIRLFSLSSRIRAINEEKKK
- the argH gene encoding argininosuccinate lyase, whose translation is MALWGGRFTQAADQRFKQFNDSLRFDYRLAQQDIIGSIAWSKALVTVNVLTQQEQQTLALALETLLKKVTADPQQILASDAEDIHSWVEQQLIEQVGDLGKKLHTGRSRNDQVATDLKLWCKHQVPVLLHTLNTLRQQLVVTAEKYQDAVMPGYTHLQRAQPVTFAHWCLAYFEMLSRDITRLQDALARLDVSPLGCGALAGTAYPIDREQLADWLGFARATNNSLDTVSDRDHVMELLAAAAIGMNHLSRFAEDLIIFNSGEANFVELSDKVTSGSSLMPQKKNPDALELIRGKTGRVFGALSGAMMTFKSLPLAYNKDMQEDKESLFDALDTWHDCLDMAALVLEGLEINYARCCEAAQQGYANATELADYLVAKGVPFREAHHIVGAAVVGAIAKQRALEALTLTELKVFSPVIEEDVYPILSLESCLAKRNAKGGVAASQVKLAIEDAKKALSTM